The genomic stretch GGAGACCAGCTCTAGGAAGAATcctggttgtttcaaacttcttccattaaaTGTAATGAAGACTAGATGCTTCTGTGACCCTTtaatgcagcagattttttttacatcaggGCTTGGatttgcattttcagctgtCAGAACTTTCATTAAGACGTGTGcacctttccaaatcatacccattcaattgAAATTGCCACACGTTAACTTCtctcgaagtgtagtaacatctacaagctatatgaatgctcctgagctaaatttcaaccGTCCCAGATaaaggtatgaatacttatgcaatggaattatttaagttttttatttgtaataaatttgcaaagatattaaaacctgttttattttattttatttttttgctttaccattatggtgtatggagtgtagattgatgtgggaaaaaagtattataaagcagtttaacataaggcagcaacgtaacaaaatgtgaaaaaaatgaaggggtatgaatactttcgcaaggcactctatctgcaaaataaataaagaggcGTCAGAGACCTGGCCATTGCCCAAACAGGATTTAAACTTATGTATTTCAAATACTGAAGTTTAAATGAATAGTATCAGTTTTACATATTCATATGTGTAATAGTTTGTTGTCAACACATGTATCCACTTTCGCTAAGACAGACCAAGATGTCAAAATGCATTTCCTGAGAGACAGAATAGCAGACATATTGACACCTTTATATATTAAGACATATTGATGTTCTCAACtttggttcaaatacacatctAGTTTTCATACCTTGCACCACATGCTTGCATGCAAACAAAGGGGCTTCATAGGGGGACTTTACACAAGGTCACTCAGAGAGCAAAGAGGTGTGACATCACATGAGCCACAATAGGTTTCTGCTAGAGCAGACTAATTTGCTGAGTATTAAAATCACTATTTAGAACTAGTTTTcccatttaaaagcaaaaagtgTAAAAGTGTGAAACTGCAATCATGCTACATGTTTACACTGTTGAATTCAATCTCCTATCTGATTGGCCCTTGCAGCTATGATGGCACATATATTTAACCTATGTCAAAAGATTATATtctaactaataataatttctgaattaatgtttcatttgTGATGCCGTCTTCTAATAATTTAACGAATGCTGCAGTGAATTTATTTGTATGGCTTTCAAAGAAGTAATACTTTTAGTTATCACCAGTTTATTAATAATCTCAAATTGGCTAAAACCATGCACTTTGATTTTGACTGTTACAGCAGGAACAAgcaattaacaaaaaacaacaacaaaaaacatttaatgtaatgatcacaatttatttatttaatttatttattgatcaaATGTATCCATtcctttcattcatttatttgtctcAATTCAACCAATGGTCTTTTTAATCCAAGGGAGAAAGTAGGAGATTTTTACATAAACTTGAGGATATTTGGTATTTGTACAGTTACCATCAAAGGTATATGAAGCAATTCCCTGTGGTATAGTATTGCAGATAAGAGGACTTCCTGAATCCCCCTTTTGAATAAGAAGgacagaaatgtattaatatataatataatataattaattagtgttgggttcgagtccacctaagtcgagtccgagtcgagcctgagtctttaaccaatcgagtccgagacgagtccgagtccgagtcaagtctgAGTCCAagaaaacactactgtttgtcggtatcttaacattgttttaacccagtgGTGCCCAGACTCGGTCCTGGAAGGCTGATTAGACACACTTGAACCAGCTATTTAAGCTcctactaggcatactagaaaccccctgtcaggtgtgttgaggcaagttggagctaaaccaaggacaaggacagagtttgggcacccctgtttttaacctttacaactggAAAAACGCAATGTCAATTAAAatttaagaaaagcaaacctctagtcgATCTTgccatttagatttttgttatCACACCATCTCATAATCATGTcctgctctgcttagcaaacttaaagtcatgtaacagaagttatggctgagttatgtattgtgacatatttcagagtgaaacaggttttacaatgtgaaaaattatagggcaggacttgactttattcatcgtTATAGTAAAGGTATCTCTTATCTCTGaatgtggctgtgtgtgttttggattttatataacaaatggtaaaaacacatgcaaatactgaATATCACTTTTATGATAATCCATAGAGTCATTTCTGTCAACTCAGTCAAGTCAAAGTACCCCAACtctataattaatataatataatataatataatacaatataatataatataatataatacaataccttacaaaaagcatgttttccATCTGAAACACTGCAAATCATTGTCTCAGAGTTGAAGTACTGCTGCcacatttctttacattttgagTTCTCCTGCAGTTTAAGCTTGACTTCCTGCAACACATCTGATGCCTGTACTCCTTTAGGGGATTTTGACCCCCAACCAGCAATGGAGCATTTAACATTAGGtcgtgtttttttaattttcttaggAAGCCGCATTACGTTAACAAATTTATTCAGCTTGGCTTTGTCCTTCAGCTGCAAATAACAGAGAATAATTTCCAGAGAGCAAACAAAGTGCATAATATAGCGTAACAGCAGGTGAAGCTAAAAATACCTTTAGTAACATGATATCAAAGCTGTAATCCTTCTTGTTGTTACGTTCAGACTTAGGATGTTTGATGTATTTCATCACTGGGATTCTCTGCTGATTGTTTTCCATCTTGTTAATGTTGTGAGCTCCCAGAACAACCTCAATGAGGTTCTGATCAGAGTAGACATTGTTACTgcggggtaaaaaaaaaaaaaaaaaatcaaaactgagtaattaagttttgaagttttttttttttttaatagttgtgaaGTACTAAAGcacaaatttacagataaactaAAAGTCTTAAGACTACCACACTCCTTTTTCAAAAGCATCCTAAATAATGCAGCCAGAGACATACTGACTTCAAACAGTGGGCCGCTGTCAGTACATAATCCTCTCTGATCAGCATCCCTCCACATGTGTGACTTTTATCAGTCTGAATAGATGCCATGTATGGCCTAGAATGACGTTTAGCCTCTTTTCCTCCAATAATACCACTCTCCATCCCACCTGTGATAAGAACATGAGTAACTTGCACCATTACCAGACTATTTAATTAGGCACTGAATGAAGAACAGACATGGATTTTTGACAATTTGCATTATGTACATTTTGCACatgtacattatttaatttaattttttttttaaatattatagctTTAAATCTTTACGTTTTTAGACATTTctatttttgaaaagaaaaaaaaaaaaaggtgcacAATACAAATTCGAGAAAGAAATGACTGAATGATATCTTACCAGCCAAAGAGACACcaaggagaagaagaaaagaataaAGGACCATGGTGCAACAGTCTGCGTTCAAGCATTAAGAGTGAATGTGCTGCAAAAATACTCAAACCCACTCTATACCCTTGCTAGGTGCAACTCCTCCCACTCTTACCACTCTTTACacaaatgtgtgtaaaatgcGCAGGACACAAACATTTCCCAAAAAGTAGAATACTTGAAAAAAAGGCTAACCCACACTCTACCAAAAATCACAAGTGAGATGAAAGCAATATAAACAATTTACTTAAAAGAACAAGTCAACAAGCTAACAAggcaaatgttttataaaataacaagTAGCCATTACCCAACAAACAATTAACAGGAACAAAGAGTAATGAAATAATATACTCAGTTAAGGTTATCAGAAAATAGATAAAATGGCACTTTAAAAAGTACCTTAATTCTAAAACTAAtgtttgtccaaaaaaaaaaaaaaaagtgatgggTTGAAATTTtgtagtaatttaatattttatttgcagcCAATTGCTTGTGGCAAACATAAAAGTATaagaatttgtgaaaaaaaaggggg from Labeo rohita strain BAU-BD-2019 chromosome 9, IGBB_LRoh.1.0, whole genome shotgun sequence encodes the following:
- the LOC127171031 gene encoding granzyme B-like, which produces MVLYSFLLLLGVSLAGGMESGIIGGKEAKRHSRPYMASIQTDKSHTCGGMLIREDYVLTAAHCLNNNVYSDQNLIEVVLGAHNINKMENNQQRIPVMKYIKHPKSERNNKKDYSFDIMLLKLKDKAKLNKFVNVMRLPKKIKKTRPNVKCSIAGWGSKSPKGVQASDVLQEVKLKLQENSKCKEMWQQYFNSETMICSVSDGKHAFCKGDSGSPLICNTIPQGIASYTFDGNCTNTKYPQVYVKISYFLPWIKKTIG